One Methanolinea sp. DNA window includes the following coding sequences:
- the cheB gene encoding chemotaxis-specific protein-glutamate methyltransferase CheB encodes MIRVLVVDDSLFMRTMIRDMLEKDPEIDVVATAVDGVDALKKIGEYSPDVMTLDIEMPRMDGLEVLRRRSQVPNFPKVLMLSSLTSEGAEMTRTAMSLGADDFMLKPREPGAVREIGRELIEKIRNLVRISYVKRKESLPAAIADTLVVIGASAGGPPMLDVLLSSIESPLPAAVVITQHMPEGGFTASLATRLNRISPMPVKETENGDVLLRGNVYISKGGYHTLIAAHIGENGTRGGRIIHSQSPPVHSVRPAVDKTFLSAATTFRERTISIILSGMGSDGGEGMAAIKQHGGKTIVAREEDCLVYGMARAALSRNCVDKVLPLSQIGREVAKVVKGMVN; translated from the coding sequence ATGATCCGGGTTCTGGTCGTTGATGATTCCCTCTTCATGAGGACCATGATCAGGGACATGCTCGAGAAGGATCCCGAAATAGACGTGGTCGCGACAGCGGTGGACGGTGTCGACGCGCTCAAGAAAATCGGGGAGTATTCGCCCGACGTGATGACGCTCGACATCGAGATGCCGAGGATGGATGGCCTCGAAGTACTGAGGAGGCGCTCGCAGGTCCCCAACTTCCCGAAAGTTCTCATGCTCTCCTCGCTCACCTCCGAGGGCGCGGAGATGACGCGGACGGCGATGAGCCTCGGCGCGGACGATTTCATGCTCAAGCCGCGGGAGCCGGGTGCCGTGAGGGAGATCGGACGGGAACTCATCGAGAAGATCCGCAACCTCGTCAGGATCTCGTACGTGAAGCGGAAGGAGAGCCTGCCGGCCGCAATCGCCGACACGCTCGTCGTCATCGGGGCATCGGCGGGCGGGCCGCCCATGCTCGACGTCCTCCTCTCGTCGATTGAATCCCCCCTCCCTGCCGCGGTCGTCATCACGCAGCACATGCCCGAGGGGGGCTTCACCGCGTCGCTCGCAACCCGCTTGAACAGAATCTCTCCCATGCCGGTCAAGGAGACCGAGAACGGCGACGTACTCCTCCGAGGGAACGTCTACATCTCGAAGGGAGGGTACCACACGCTCATCGCGGCACACATCGGGGAAAACGGCACGCGGGGAGGGAGGATTATCCACTCGCAGTCCCCGCCCGTGCACAGTGTCCGGCCCGCGGTGGACAAGACGTTCCTCTCTGCTGCAACGACATTCAGGGAGAGAACGATATCCATTATTCTCTCCGGGATGGGATCGGATGGCGGCGAGGGGATGGCAGCGATCAAGCAGCACGGGGGCAAGACGATCGTCGCGAGGGAGGAGGACTGCCTCGTCTACGGCATGGCCCGGGCTGCCCTCTCCCGGAACTGCGTGGACAAGGTCCTCCCCCTCTCGCAGATCGGCAGGGAGGTCGCGAAGGTCGTGAAAGGGATGGTGAACTAA
- a CDS encoding chemotaxis protein CheA, translated as MSELDAYRSLYIAESRENHEIIVKNLLLLETEASESAIAEIFRAAHSLKGMSASMDFKGMEKLCHAMEDVFQEIRGGRLAITRELMDSLLVASDQIEAMLDDIECGGPGIPQNLDELVAELKNWIARGEGGGPEEKYESPATGGGTAPGIEGGSDSTASQKYFLTIQLKDTCDNPNLRAMVILQNLEAVGTIERVTPDRSVVEDGDFGRRFEVEITSDAGIDALRTIAATTDVLSATIRSRDRTETVAPRPPSPAAPATVDERKAGKLPEKVEKSREVRNIRVDISRLDSMMNLVEDLVINKGRITEIARAHQIKELDETLNMIGRSVSDLQALMMDIRMIPLSHIFNRFPRTVRDIAHREGKEVEFIVEGGDTELDRSVMDGLNDPLLHLIRNAIDHGIELPEVREAAGKPRKGTLILSARRDRDNVIIRVQDDGQGIHVDKVKRKAIEKGLVTPAEAESMSREQIIEFLFHPGFSTAEKITDISGRGVGLDVVRTALEALHGTIKVESREGEGTTFELLLPPTMAIVNVMMVRINGRRCAIPIHNVVEVAALVPEHIHTIGGRETIVIRDEVIPLDRLDDMFGLSRGTDILVVLQHQNRKRTIAVDGIEGQQEVVIKPLSKVVGTIKGISGVTIPGDGEVVPVLDVSSIIREA; from the coding sequence ATGTCGGAACTTGATGCGTACAGGTCTCTCTACATCGCGGAGTCGAGGGAAAACCACGAGATCATCGTGAAAAACCTCCTCCTCCTCGAGACCGAGGCGTCAGAAAGTGCAATCGCGGAGATCTTCCGGGCCGCCCACTCCCTCAAGGGAATGTCTGCCTCGATGGACTTCAAGGGGATGGAGAAGCTCTGCCACGCGATGGAGGACGTGTTCCAGGAGATAAGGGGCGGAAGGCTCGCGATAACACGTGAACTCATGGACTCGCTCCTCGTCGCGTCCGACCAGATCGAGGCAATGCTCGACGATATCGAATGCGGCGGTCCGGGAATTCCCCAGAATCTCGATGAACTCGTGGCAGAGCTGAAGAACTGGATAGCGAGGGGAGAAGGGGGAGGGCCGGAGGAAAAGTACGAGTCCCCCGCGACGGGAGGTGGTACCGCCCCCGGCATTGAAGGAGGCAGCGATTCCACGGCCTCCCAGAAGTACTTCCTCACGATCCAGCTCAAGGACACGTGCGACAACCCCAACCTCCGTGCGATGGTCATCCTCCAGAACCTCGAAGCGGTGGGGACGATCGAGAGGGTGACCCCCGACCGGTCGGTCGTGGAGGACGGCGACTTCGGCCGGCGCTTCGAGGTCGAGATCACGAGCGACGCGGGGATCGATGCCCTCAGGACTATCGCGGCCACGACCGACGTCCTTTCAGCCACCATCAGGTCCCGGGACAGGACAGAGACGGTTGCCCCGAGGCCCCCCTCACCTGCGGCCCCTGCCACCGTGGACGAGCGGAAAGCGGGAAAACTCCCCGAGAAGGTCGAGAAAAGTCGCGAAGTCAGGAACATACGGGTCGACATAAGCAGGCTCGACTCGATGATGAACCTCGTCGAGGACCTCGTCATCAACAAGGGCCGGATCACGGAGATCGCGCGGGCGCACCAGATCAAGGAACTGGACGAGACGCTGAACATGATCGGGAGGTCGGTCTCCGACCTCCAGGCCCTGATGATGGACATCCGGATGATCCCCCTCTCCCACATCTTCAACAGGTTCCCCCGGACCGTCAGGGACATCGCCCACAGGGAGGGAAAGGAAGTGGAATTCATCGTGGAGGGGGGGGACACGGAACTCGACAGGAGTGTTATGGACGGCCTGAACGATCCCCTCCTCCACCTCATCCGCAACGCGATCGACCACGGGATCGAACTGCCAGAAGTGCGCGAGGCTGCGGGAAAACCGCGGAAGGGAACGCTCATCCTCTCCGCGCGGCGTGATAGGGACAACGTCATCATCAGGGTACAGGACGACGGTCAGGGAATCCACGTCGACAAGGTGAAGAGAAAGGCCATCGAGAAAGGGCTTGTCACGCCGGCAGAGGCCGAGTCGATGAGCCGGGAACAGATCATCGAGTTCCTCTTCCACCCGGGATTCAGCACCGCGGAGAAGATCACGGACATCAGCGGCAGGGGTGTGGGTCTCGATGTCGTCAGGACGGCACTCGAGGCCCTCCACGGGACAATCAAGGTCGAGAGCCGCGAGGGCGAGGGGACCACGTTCGAACTCCTCCTCCCCCCGACGATGGCGATCGTCAACGTGATGATGGTGCGGATCAATGGCAGGAGGTGCGCGATTCCCATCCACAACGTCGTGGAGGTCGCGGCACTCGTCCCCGAGCACATCCACACGATAGGCGGCAGGGAGACGATTGTCATCCGCGACGAGGTGATCCCGCTCGACCGGCTCGATGACATGTTCGGTCTCTCGCGCGGAACGGATATCCTCGTCGTCCTCCAGCACCAGAACAGGAAGAGGACCATCGCCGTGGACGGAATCGAGGGGCAGCAGGAAGTCGTGATAAAACCACTTTCAAAGGTCGTGGGAACCATCAAGGGGATCTCGGGGGTCACGATCCCCGGGGATGGCGAGGTCGTCCCGGTCCTTGACGTGAGTTCGATCATAAGGGAAGCGTAA
- a CDS encoding chemotaxis protein CheC has translation MLNSQQADALRELGNIGAAHAATTLSTMLMTNIEMEVPEIRVVDIGKVHEYVGDEPAALVIFQITGEVSGGGYVLLHIPKNSVVRLTNAMLGMTELERDLTEMDQSALLEIGNIMVSAFLDATATLLSIVMLPSPPSLVIDMPHAAFESILAAQDYTEFNQVVIFKTELKSDQYKIHSNLFLLPNRPMLDEIISMLENLMK, from the coding sequence ATGCTCAACAGCCAGCAAGCAGATGCATTGAGGGAACTGGGGAATATCGGGGCGGCCCACGCTGCGACGACCCTCTCGACAATGCTCATGACGAATATCGAGATGGAAGTCCCCGAGATTCGCGTGGTGGATATCGGGAAGGTTCACGAGTACGTGGGGGACGAACCGGCGGCCCTCGTCATTTTCCAGATCACGGGGGAGGTCTCGGGCGGGGGATACGTGCTCCTCCACATCCCGAAAAATTCTGTCGTGCGCCTGACGAACGCGATGCTCGGGATGACCGAGCTCGAGAGGGACCTCACGGAAATGGACCAGAGCGCGCTGCTCGAGATAGGGAACATCATGGTATCCGCGTTCCTCGATGCCACTGCAACCCTCCTCTCGATCGTCATGCTCCCTTCACCGCCTTCCCTCGTCATCGACATGCCCCACGCGGCATTCGAGTCGATCCTCGCCGCACAGGATTACACGGAATTCAACCAGGTCGTCATATTCAAGACCGAGCTGAAGAGCGACCAGTACAAAATCCACAGTAACCTCTTCCTACTCCCGAACAGGCCGATGCTGGACGAGATCATCAGCATGCTCGAAAACCTGATGAAGTGA
- a CDS encoding chemotaxis protein CheD: MQPPEEQVVMVGIGEYFVGRTPMSAIGLGSCIGLVIHDQARDIGGLAHIMLPESQGRSDRPAKYADTAVELLVREIKRQGSGTDSLVSKIVGGASMFQSFSGNLNIGDRNIEAVKVHLKRLNIKIVAEETGGVQGRTIVYYPAEKGKISVKTANGMIKYI, encoded by the coding sequence ATGCAGCCCCCCGAAGAACAGGTCGTGATGGTTGGAATCGGAGAGTACTTCGTCGGCAGGACACCGATGTCCGCGATCGGCCTCGGCTCCTGCATAGGACTCGTGATTCACGACCAGGCGAGGGATATCGGGGGGCTCGCGCACATCATGCTCCCCGAGTCCCAGGGGCGGAGTGACCGCCCGGCGAAGTACGCCGATACTGCCGTCGAGCTCCTCGTCAGGGAGATCAAGCGACAGGGATCGGGGACCGACTCCCTCGTGTCGAAGATCGTGGGGGGGGCGTCCATGTTCCAGTCGTTCTCCGGGAATCTCAACATCGGTGACAGGAACATCGAGGCGGTGAAGGTGCACCTCAAAAGATTGAACATAAAGATCGTCGCAGAGGAGACCGGTGGTGTTCAGGGAAGGACGATCGTGTATTACCCCGCGGAAAAAGGAAAAATAAGCGTGAAGACTGCCAACGGGATGATCAAGTACATCTGA
- a CDS encoding arginine decarboxylase, pyruvoyl-dependent, which produces MVVPTKVFFTKGVGVHKDKLASFELALRKAGIEKFNLVYVSSIFPPNCKIVSVEEGCKLLEPGEITYCVMAKNETNEPNRLISAAIGLALPKDANEYGYLSEHHAFGETAEKTGDYAEDLAATMLATTLGIEFDINKAWQEREQIYKASGKIIKTTQICQSAQGDKNGLWTTVIAAAVFITK; this is translated from the coding sequence ATGGTCGTCCCAACGAAGGTGTTTTTCACGAAGGGCGTGGGTGTCCACAAGGACAAACTTGCATCCTTCGAGCTCGCACTGCGCAAGGCCGGGATCGAGAAGTTCAACCTCGTGTACGTCTCGAGCATATTCCCTCCCAATTGCAAGATAGTCTCCGTGGAGGAAGGGTGCAAGCTCCTCGAGCCGGGCGAGATCACGTACTGCGTGATGGCGAAGAACGAGACGAACGAGCCCAACAGGCTCATATCCGCGGCGATAGGCCTCGCACTGCCAAAAGACGCAAACGAGTACGGCTACCTCTCCGAGCACCACGCGTTCGGGGAGACTGCCGAGAAGACCGGCGACTACGCCGAGGATCTCGCGGCCACGATGCTCGCGACAACGCTCGGGATCGAGTTTGACATCAACAAGGCGTGGCAGGAACGCGAGCAGATCTACAAGGCGAGTGGGAAGATCATCAAGACGACCCAGATCTGCCAGTCGGCGCAGGGGGACAAGAACGGGCTGTGGACGACTGTCATCGCCGCTGCGGTATTCATCACGAAATAA
- the carA gene encoding glutamine-hydrolyzing carbamoyl-phosphate synthase small subunit, protein MKAVLGLEDGTYAAGTGFGVEGECAGELVFTTQMGGYMEALTDPSYHGQILMFTFPTIGNYGVDRMNFQSAKVWARGCVVREVCPVPETLPSLRDFFEENALLGIEGVDTRMLTIRTRTEGTMRAGLVVGTDDHERAVELARKTPVLSEVELIPDVSCKEPYHIPGKGKKIAFIDLGLKKNMLISLRHRDADIYVYPHDCTPDQVMEHSPDALFISNGPGDPVRAKHAIRCVKDLAGTVPIFGICMGNQICAIGLGARTYKMKFGHRGTNQPVRYKDGSIAITTQNHGYAVDAETLPEGCSVIYTNVNDGTLEGFEDPYLEITCVQFHPEAHGGPRDTEIPFFDTMFRRLS, encoded by the coding sequence ATGAAGGCGGTTCTGGGCCTCGAAGACGGCACGTATGCTGCCGGGACAGGGTTTGGGGTGGAAGGGGAGTGCGCGGGGGAACTCGTTTTTACGACCCAGATGGGCGGCTACATGGAGGCGCTCACGGATCCTAGCTACCACGGGCAGATCCTCATGTTCACTTTCCCGACGATAGGGAACTACGGTGTCGACAGGATGAATTTCCAGTCGGCGAAGGTCTGGGCACGTGGGTGCGTGGTCAGGGAGGTCTGTCCCGTTCCCGAGACCCTCCCCTCGCTTCGGGACTTCTTCGAGGAGAATGCCCTCCTCGGCATCGAGGGCGTAGACACCCGCATGCTCACCATCAGGACGCGGACGGAGGGGACCATGCGGGCTGGCCTCGTCGTGGGGACCGACGACCATGAGCGCGCTGTAGAACTCGCGAGGAAGACTCCAGTCCTCTCGGAAGTAGAGCTCATCCCCGATGTTTCCTGCAAGGAGCCGTACCACATCCCCGGGAAGGGGAAGAAGATCGCGTTCATCGACCTCGGCCTGAAGAAAAACATGCTCATAAGCTTGAGGCACAGGGATGCAGACATCTATGTCTACCCCCACGACTGCACTCCTGACCAGGTCATGGAACACTCCCCGGACGCCCTCTTCATCAGCAACGGACCCGGGGATCCCGTCCGCGCGAAGCATGCGATCCGTTGCGTGAAGGATCTCGCGGGGACAGTCCCCATCTTCGGCATCTGCATGGGCAACCAGATCTGTGCCATCGGTCTCGGGGCAAGGACGTACAAGATGAAATTCGGGCACCGGGGGACGAACCAGCCGGTGAGGTACAAGGACGGGAGCATCGCCATCACGACCCAGAACCACGGTTACGCCGTCGATGCAGAGACCCTCCCCGAGGGATGCTCGGTCATCTACACGAACGTGAACGACGGCACACTCGAGGGCTTCGAGGACCCCTACCTCGAGATCACGTGCGTCCAGTTCCATCCCGAGGCCCATGGCGGGCCTAGGGACACGGAGATCCCCTTCTTTGACACGATGTTCCGGAGGCTCTCCTGA
- the carB gene encoding carbamoyl-phosphate synthase large subunit codes for MPKKPHIRKVLLIGSGPIQIGQAAEFDFSGSQACRALREEGVKVVLVNSNPATIQTDPEMADVIYIEPIKAEIIEKIIEKEKPDGILSGMGGQTGLNMTAELAERGALKGVEILGTPLEAIYHGEDREKFRSLMERIGEPVPRSMILTSLDQVEEALQTVGLPAIVRPAYTLGGTGGGIAHTKEELARIIEIGLTRSRIHQVLVEESVVGWKEIEFEVMRDAADTCIIVCGMENVDPMGIHTGESVVVAPILTLRDDEFQTLRTAAIKIIRALDVQGGCNIQFAYRDGEYRVIEVNPRVSRSSALASKATGYPIARVAAKIAIGLRLDEIMNSVTGCTPASFEPAIDYIVVKVPRWPFDKFRNADRTLTTSMKSTGEVMAIGRCVEEAFKKALRSLDTDVEPHTHPAEIRMILSRPTDERFHTLFDAVRAGFSVAEIAELTHISPFFIEKVKNIVDVERRLRDSPTREDILLARKYGFTASEIAALTGLPADEIRSIAGDPAYKIVDTCAAEFPARTPYFYSTWDQECEIHRTETPKVLILGSGPIRIGQGIEFDYCTVHAVKALREENVEVHIVNNNPETVSTDFDTSDRLFFEPMTLEDVVNILRKDNYFGVMVQFGGQNAVNLAVPLHEEIKRLGLPTRILGTSPDSMDIAEDRDRFSLLLGRLGIPTPPNSSAYSLSEAREKAAAIGYPVLVRPSYVLGGRAMEIIHDEIELESYMKEAVRVSRNHPVLIDSFLQNAIELDVDAVCDGEEVLIGGIMEHIEEAGVHSGDSACVIPTQSLSPPVIETVKDYTRKIALALGVVGLINIQLAVKDGVVYVLEANPRASRTVPFVSKATGIPLAKIAAKVMIGKKIKDLGYTERPISHVAVKEVLLPFNKLPGVDTVLGPEMKSTGEVMGIDYDFGRAYYKASVSADNTLPLEGNIFISISKDQKDEVIPIARKLHEMGLRLFGTAGTVEYLNDAGIPAEQVRKVQEGSPNAIDLLRGGEIQLIINTPADKQSRQDHYQIMRAAVDYGVPYITTIQAARAATMAIEAMRKQQVTIEPLSHYIGTM; via the coding sequence ATGCCGAAGAAACCCCACATCAGGAAGGTCCTGCTGATAGGATCGGGCCCTATCCAGATCGGCCAGGCAGCCGAGTTCGACTTCTCGGGCTCGCAGGCATGCCGCGCCCTGCGGGAAGAGGGGGTAAAGGTCGTCCTCGTCAACTCCAACCCCGCGACGATCCAGACCGACCCGGAAATGGCAGACGTGATCTACATCGAGCCGATCAAGGCAGAAATCATCGAGAAGATCATCGAGAAGGAGAAGCCCGACGGGATCCTCTCCGGCATGGGGGGGCAGACGGGTCTCAACATGACCGCGGAACTTGCCGAGAGGGGAGCCCTCAAGGGCGTCGAGATCCTCGGGACACCCCTCGAGGCAATCTACCACGGCGAGGACCGCGAGAAGTTCCGGTCGCTCATGGAACGGATAGGGGAACCCGTCCCCCGGAGCATGATCCTCACCAGCCTGGACCAGGTCGAGGAGGCCCTGCAGACCGTCGGGCTCCCCGCGATCGTGAGGCCCGCATATACACTCGGGGGAACCGGCGGCGGGATCGCGCACACGAAGGAGGAGCTTGCACGCATCATCGAGATAGGTCTCACGCGTTCACGCATCCACCAGGTCCTCGTCGAGGAGTCGGTCGTCGGGTGGAAGGAGATAGAGTTCGAGGTGATGCGGGATGCAGCAGACACCTGCATCATCGTGTGCGGCATGGAGAACGTGGATCCCATGGGAATCCACACCGGCGAGAGCGTCGTGGTCGCGCCCATCCTCACCCTCCGGGACGACGAGTTCCAGACGCTGCGGACCGCGGCCATCAAGATCATAAGGGCACTCGACGTGCAGGGAGGCTGTAACATCCAGTTCGCGTACAGGGACGGGGAGTACCGCGTCATCGAGGTGAACCCGAGGGTCTCCCGCTCGTCCGCCCTCGCCTCGAAGGCGACCGGTTACCCAATCGCCCGCGTCGCGGCGAAGATCGCGATCGGTCTGCGACTCGACGAGATAATGAACAGCGTGACGGGGTGCACCCCCGCGTCTTTCGAGCCGGCCATCGACTACATCGTGGTGAAGGTACCCCGGTGGCCATTCGACAAGTTCAGGAACGCGGACAGGACACTGACGACCTCGATGAAGAGCACGGGGGAGGTGATGGCGATCGGGAGGTGCGTGGAAGAAGCGTTCAAGAAGGCGCTCCGTTCCCTCGATACCGACGTGGAACCCCACACGCACCCCGCGGAGATACGGATGATCCTCTCCCGACCGACCGACGAGCGGTTCCACACGCTCTTTGACGCCGTGCGGGCGGGATTCTCCGTCGCGGAGATCGCGGAACTCACGCACATCTCGCCGTTCTTCATCGAGAAGGTGAAGAACATCGTCGACGTGGAGAGGCGGCTGCGGGATTCTCCCACGAGGGAGGATATCCTTCTCGCGAGGAAGTACGGATTCACTGCCTCGGAGATCGCCGCGCTGACTGGACTCCCGGCGGACGAAATACGCAGCATCGCGGGGGATCCCGCCTACAAGATCGTGGACACGTGCGCAGCGGAGTTTCCCGCGCGCACACCCTACTTCTACTCGACGTGGGACCAGGAGTGCGAGATCCACAGGACCGAGACGCCAAAGGTCCTCATCCTCGGGTCCGGGCCCATCCGCATCGGACAGGGAATAGAGTTTGACTACTGCACCGTCCACGCGGTCAAGGCCCTCCGCGAGGAGAACGTGGAGGTCCACATCGTGAACAACAATCCCGAGACGGTCTCCACCGACTTCGACACGTCCGACCGCCTCTTCTTTGAACCCATGACTCTCGAGGACGTCGTCAACATCCTCCGCAAGGACAACTACTTCGGTGTCATGGTCCAGTTCGGCGGGCAGAACGCGGTGAACCTCGCCGTTCCCCTCCACGAAGAGATAAAGAGGCTCGGTCTGCCCACGCGGATACTCGGGACTTCCCCCGATTCCATGGACATCGCCGAGGACAGGGACCGGTTCAGCCTCCTCCTCGGGAGACTCGGCATCCCGACCCCCCCGAACAGCTCGGCCTACTCCCTCTCCGAGGCCAGGGAGAAGGCGGCGGCAATCGGGTACCCCGTCCTCGTCAGGCCTTCCTACGTCCTTGGCGGGAGGGCGATGGAGATCATCCACGACGAGATAGAGCTGGAGAGCTACATGAAGGAGGCCGTCAGGGTGAGCAGGAACCACCCCGTCCTGATCGACTCGTTCCTCCAGAACGCGATCGAGCTTGACGTGGACGCTGTCTGTGACGGGGAAGAGGTCCTGATCGGGGGGATCATGGAACACATCGAGGAGGCGGGAGTCCACAGCGGCGATTCCGCGTGCGTCATCCCCACCCAGTCCCTCTCCCCACCCGTCATCGAGACCGTGAAGGACTACACGCGGAAGATCGCGCTCGCGCTCGGTGTCGTCGGGCTCATCAACATCCAGCTCGCGGTCAAGGATGGCGTGGTCTACGTCCTCGAGGCAAATCCACGGGCGAGCAGGACAGTTCCCTTCGTGAGCAAGGCAACGGGAATCCCCCTCGCGAAGATCGCCGCGAAGGTGATGATCGGGAAGAAAATCAAGGATCTGGGGTACACGGAGAGACCCATATCCCACGTTGCCGTGAAGGAAGTCCTCCTCCCGTTCAACAAGCTCCCGGGAGTCGACACTGTCCTTGGACCCGAGATGAAGAGCACGGGAGAAGTGATGGGCATCGACTACGACTTTGGCCGTGCTTACTACAAGGCATCGGTCTCCGCGGACAACACGCTCCCCCTCGAGGGCAACATCTTCATCTCCATCTCGAAGGACCAGAAGGACGAGGTCATCCCCATCGCGCGCAAGCTCCACGAGATGGGGCTTCGCCTGTTCGGGACAGCCGGGACAGTGGAGTACCTCAACGACGCGGGCATCCCTGCAGAACAGGTGCGGAAGGTCCAGGAAGGCTCGCCGAACGCGATCGACCTCCTCAGGGGCGGCGAGATCCAGCTGATAATCAACACGCCGGCTGACAAGCAGTCCCGGCAGGACCACTACCAGATCATGAGGGCAGCGGTGGACTACGGAGTCCCGTACATCACCACCATTCAGGCAGCGAGGGCAGCGACGATGGCAATCGAGGCGATGAGAAAGCAGCAGGTCACCATCGAGCCGCTCTCCCACTACATCGGGACGATGTGA
- a CDS encoding argininosuccinate synthase — protein sequence MGKGTVVLAYSGGLDTSVCIPLLRERYGFDRVVTVVVDVGQRDEEIRAATEKGQRLADVHYTIDAREKFVTDYILPAIRANGSYEGYPMGTALARPLIAEEVVGIAAREGARTVAHGCTGKGNDQFRFDFVFRMAGLEVIAPVRDLNLTREWEIEYAREHGIPVPAAKEKPWSVDENIWSRSIEGGALEDPAFHPSEEIYAWTVSPSSAPATPEVIAIDFIKGIPHRLNDVEYAPYDLIRELNLRAGRHGIGRNNMIEDRILGLKAREIYEHPAATVLLCAHRDLEHLTLTRHELSFKRIVEEKWAELAYMGLVHEPLFHDLNAFIERSQERVTGRVEVEMYKGCCRVLGRSSPEGIYSGDLVSFDSTTIDQCHAIGVSAYYGIQARLVRQGRKEGKSRPK from the coding sequence ATGGGAAAGGGAACTGTTGTCCTTGCCTATTCCGGCGGGCTCGATACGTCTGTCTGCATCCCGCTCCTGCGGGAACGGTACGGGTTTGACCGCGTCGTGACGGTCGTCGTCGACGTGGGCCAACGCGACGAGGAGATCAGGGCAGCGACAGAGAAGGGGCAGAGACTCGCCGACGTCCACTACACGATAGATGCCCGGGAAAAGTTCGTCACGGACTACATCCTCCCCGCGATCAGGGCGAACGGTTCCTACGAGGGGTACCCGATGGGAACCGCGCTCGCCCGGCCGCTCATCGCGGAGGAGGTCGTCGGCATCGCCGCACGCGAGGGGGCGCGGACGGTTGCCCACGGGTGCACGGGGAAGGGGAACGATCAGTTCCGGTTCGACTTCGTCTTCCGGATGGCGGGGCTCGAGGTGATCGCCCCCGTGAGGGACCTCAACCTCACGCGCGAGTGGGAAATCGAGTACGCGAGGGAGCACGGGATACCCGTTCCCGCGGCGAAGGAAAAACCGTGGAGCGTCGACGAGAACATCTGGAGCAGGAGCATCGAGGGAGGTGCTCTCGAAGATCCCGCGTTCCACCCCTCCGAGGAGATATATGCGTGGACGGTGTCCCCTTCGTCCGCTCCCGCAACACCGGAGGTCATTGCAATCGACTTCATCAAGGGAATTCCCCACCGGCTAAACGACGTGGAGTACGCGCCCTACGACCTCATCAGGGAGTTGAATCTCCGTGCAGGCCGGCATGGGATAGGCCGGAACAACATGATCGAGGACCGTATCCTCGGGTTGAAAGCACGAGAGATTTACGAGCACCCGGCCGCGACGGTGCTCCTGTGCGCGCACCGCGACCTCGAGCACCTCACCCTCACGCGCCACGAGCTCTCGTTCAAGCGAATCGTCGAGGAGAAGTGGGCGGAGCTCGCGTACATGGGCCTCGTCCACGAGCCGCTCTTCCATGACCTCAACGCGTTCATCGAGAGGTCGCAGGAGAGGGTGACGGGGCGGGTCGAGGTCGAGATGTACAAGGGGTGCTGCAGGGTCCTCGGGAGATCGTCGCCCGAGGGTATCTACTCGGGAGACCTCGTCTCGTTCGATTCGACGACAATCGACCAGTGCCATGCCATTGGGGTGTCTGCCTACTATGGCATTCAGGCACGTCTCGTCAGGCAGGGGCGAAAAGAGGGGAAGTCAAGGCCAAAGTAG
- a CDS encoding pyridoxamine 5'-phosphate oxidase family protein, with amino-acid sequence MVNLTPEMKETFSKIKLFPVATASKNGIPNVVPIAFVSLVADDTIWLADNYMHKTLANVMENPHAAIYIYDADAKKCFQVKGTVEVKTSGPDYEKMKKMVNEKKPGLPAKSLLVMKVTEVYECNPGPHAGKKLL; translated from the coding sequence ATGGTCAATCTGACACCCGAGATGAAGGAGACATTCTCCAAGATAAAGCTATTCCCGGTGGCAACCGCGTCAAAGAACGGTATCCCGAACGTCGTTCCCATCGCGTTTGTCTCGCTGGTCGCCGATGATACAATCTGGCTCGCGGATAACTACATGCACAAAACACTCGCAAACGTGATGGAAAACCCCCACGCGGCGATCTACATCTACGACGCGGACGCGAAGAAGTGCTTCCAGGTAAAGGGAACGGTGGAAGTGAAGACTTCGGGTCCCGATTACGAGAAAATGAAGAAGATGGTCAACGAGAAGAAACCGGGGTTGCCGGCAAAGTCCCTCCTCGTGATGAAGGTCACGGAAGTCTACGAGTGCAATCCCGGTCCGCACGCGGGCAAAAAACTCCTCTGA